One part of the Thermodesulfobacterium commune DSM 2178 genome encodes these proteins:
- a CDS encoding universal stress protein: MVEIKNILVPVDFSEVSEFVAEWAKDLAKKLNSKIHVVFVLEDLAAYEGLYGSVKTLTDLENVLLEGAQKSMEDFMKKHFADYPEAQSIIVKGDVVEKIIETGEKVKADLIVMGTHGKKGLDRILFGSVANGVVKNSPIPVLTINPYRLKKA, from the coding sequence ATGGTTGAGATTAAAAACATTTTAGTTCCTGTAGATTTTTCTGAGGTTTCTGAGTTTGTGGCTGAATGGGCTAAGGATCTTGCTAAAAAGCTTAATTCTAAAATTCATGTTGTCTTTGTTTTAGAAGATTTGGCTGCCTATGAAGGACTCTATGGTTCGGTAAAAACCCTTACAGACCTTGAAAATGTGCTTTTAGAAGGGGCTCAAAAGTCTATGGAAGACTTTATGAAGAAACACTTTGCTGACTATCCTGAGGCTCAGTCTATTATCGTAAAAGGCGACGTGGTTGAAAAGATCATCGAAACCGGAGAAAAAGTCAAGGCAGACCTTATCGTAATGGGAACCCATGGGAAAAAAGGGCTTGATAGAATCCTCTTTGGAAGCGTAGCAAACGGTGTGGTAAAAAACTCTCCTATTCCTGTGTTGACTATTAACCCCTACAGGCTTAAAAAAGCTTAA
- the rfbD gene encoding dTDP-4-dehydrorhamnose reductase, whose amino-acid sequence MKILITGAKGQLAREFIRQFTQKGTEFVDFSREELDVSDFKAVFKIIKEIKPTIVINCAAYNNVDGAEKEKERAFLVNAIGPYNLSVVCSDIKALLIHFSTDYVFDGTKEGLYTEEDEPNPLNEYGKSKLWGERFIQENMENYLIFRTSWVYGEGTQNFLYKLNQWAKNQEYLRIACDEFSVPTSTRTIVEVTLKAIEQGLTGLYHLVNSGYASRFEWTREYFRLKGIDKFIYPAYQSDFNLPAKRPRFSPMSNDKICKRLGIEIRHWKDELIAFFQYSYEV is encoded by the coding sequence ATGAAGATTCTCATAACTGGGGCAAAAGGGCAGTTAGCAAGAGAGTTTATAAGACAATTTACACAAAAAGGTACAGAGTTTGTAGATTTTTCAAGGGAAGAGCTTGATGTTTCTGATTTTAAGGCAGTTTTTAAGATAATTAAAGAAATAAAACCAACCATAGTTATAAACTGTGCTGCTTACAATAACGTCGATGGTGCAGAGAAAGAAAAAGAAAGAGCTTTTTTGGTTAACGCCATAGGCCCGTATAACCTAAGTGTTGTTTGTAGTGACATAAAAGCTTTGTTGATTCACTTCTCAACAGATTATGTTTTTGATGGTACAAAGGAAGGGCTTTATACAGAAGAAGACGAGCCAAACCCTTTGAATGAATACGGAAAAAGTAAACTCTGGGGAGAGCGTTTCATTCAGGAAAACATGGAAAATTACCTTATTTTTCGCACAAGCTGGGTATACGGAGAGGGAACGCAAAACTTTCTTTATAAACTTAACCAGTGGGCTAAAAATCAGGAATATTTGAGGATTGCCTGCGATGAGTTTTCGGTGCCAACATCTACAAGAACCATTGTAGAAGTGACCCTTAAAGCCATAGAACAAGGTCTTACCGGGCTTTATCATCTTGTGAATTCTGGCTATGCATCCCGCTTTGAATGGACGAGGGAATACTTTAGGCTTAAAGGTATAGATAAGTTTATCTACCCTGCCTATCAATCTGACTTTAACCTTCCTGCCAAAAGACCACGCTTTTCTCCCATGAGTAATGATAAAATATGTAAAAGGCTTGGGATAGAGATAAGGCATTGGAAAGATGAATTGATTGCCTTTTTTCAGTACAGCTATGAAGTCTAA
- a CDS encoding DUF2281 domain-containing protein produces MQSSKLKELIDQLPPDLYQVVEDFIEFLLTKRKKPIKPPTFEWAGALEDLRDSYTSVELQHKILDWRSGKS; encoded by the coding sequence ATGCAATCTTCAAAACTTAAGGAATTAATAGATCAGCTTCCTCCCGATCTATATCAGGTAGTAGAAGACTTTATTGAATTTTTATTGACAAAGAGAAAAAAACCAATCAAACCACCAACTTTTGAATGGGCAGGAGCTTTAGAGGATTTACGAGATAGTTATACCTCTGTGGAACTTCAACATAAAATTTTAGATTGGCGAAGTGGCAAATCGTGA
- the hepT gene encoding type VII toxin-antitoxin system HepT family RNase toxin: MYFSFEDYIKTKWLHYTIERLLFLMEECILDILDHLLAGKFQVVSDSYEEIIKNAYREGIVDEELFEKLKGLGAFRNVLVHEYLELSHEEVYRNYLRIKGMIDQVIEHLERIVV; encoded by the coding sequence ATATACTTCAGCTTTGAGGATTACATTAAAACTAAGTGGCTACACTACACAATTGAGAGGCTACTTTTCCTTATGGAAGAATGCATCCTTGACATCCTTGACCACCTTCTGGCAGGCAAGTTCCAAGTGGTAAGCGATAGCTACGAAGAGATAATAAAAAACGCATACAGAGAAGGCATCGTAGACGAGGAGCTTTTTGAAAAGCTAAAGGGACTTGGTGCCTTTCGCAACGTCCTTGTCCATGAGTATCTTGAACTTTCTCACGAAGAGGTATACAGAAACTATCTGAGGATTAAGGGTATGATAGACCAGGTAATAGAGCATCTGGAAAGAATTGTGGTATAA
- the hcp gene encoding hydroxylamine reductase, which yields MFCNQCEQTAGGKACTVKGVCGKTPEADLLQDLLIYNLAGLSEAYLLAQPKGYDASDVDFFIMEGMFATLTNVNFDPERIKAYLEETSALTEKIENTYQVKSSFDKIPAASMDELINLAKEYEIDPKFKEVWGEDIFSLKLCVLYGLKGIAAYAYHAHKLGVWDQEVYRKFKQLLVDVYKEKGDLEAWVKRALEVGELNLKVMELLDKANTQAFGHPVPTKVPLGTKAGKAILVSGHDLEDLYELLRQTEGRGIYIYTHGEMLPAHGYPELKKFPHLYGNYGTAWQNQQKEFVNFPGPIVMTTNCLMPPKEEYKDRVFTLGPVGFSGITHIKGKNFSAVIEKALSMPGFTEDNPGKEVMVGFARNAVLSVADKVIELVKAGKIKHFFLVGGCDGAKPGRNYYTRFVEIVPQDAVILTLACGKYRFYDKDLGDIEGIPRLLDIGQCNDAYSAIQIALALSQAFGVGVNELPLSLVVSWYEQKAVAILLTLLYLGIKNIFLGPSLPAFLSENVVSFLAENYNIRLISEPEKDLSLMLKA from the coding sequence ATGTTTTGTAACCAGTGCGAACAAACTGCAGGAGGCAAGGCTTGTACAGTAAAAGGGGTATGTGGAAAAACCCCAGAAGCTGACCTTTTACAGGACTTACTGATTTATAACCTGGCAGGGCTTTCAGAGGCCTATCTTTTGGCTCAACCTAAAGGATATGATGCCTCAGATGTAGACTTTTTCATCATGGAAGGAATGTTTGCAACCCTAACTAACGTCAATTTTGACCCTGAAAGGATTAAAGCTTACCTCGAAGAGACCTCTGCCTTAACAGAAAAAATCGAAAACACCTACCAGGTAAAGTCCTCGTTTGACAAAATCCCTGCGGCAAGCATGGATGAGTTGATAAACCTTGCTAAAGAATATGAAATAGACCCTAAGTTTAAAGAAGTTTGGGGGGAAGATATCTTTTCGCTTAAACTCTGTGTGCTTTATGGGTTAAAAGGAATTGCTGCCTATGCCTACCATGCACATAAATTGGGGGTGTGGGACCAAGAGGTTTATCGCAAATTCAAACAGCTTTTGGTAGACGTTTATAAGGAAAAAGGAGACTTAGAGGCCTGGGTTAAAAGGGCTTTAGAGGTAGGAGAGTTAAACCTTAAGGTTATGGAACTTCTCGATAAAGCAAACACCCAGGCCTTTGGCCATCCTGTGCCTACCAAAGTGCCTCTTGGCACCAAAGCTGGAAAAGCCATCCTTGTTTCTGGACACGACTTAGAGGACCTCTATGAGCTGCTTAGACAGACAGAAGGAAGGGGCATCTATATCTATACCCATGGGGAGATGCTCCCTGCTCATGGCTATCCTGAGCTAAAAAAATTTCCTCATCTATACGGTAATTACGGCACCGCCTGGCAAAACCAGCAAAAAGAGTTTGTTAACTTCCCTGGGCCTATCGTTATGACTACCAACTGCCTTATGCCTCCTAAGGAAGAATACAAAGACAGAGTCTTTACCTTGGGGCCGGTTGGGTTTTCAGGGATAACCCATATAAAGGGTAAAAACTTTTCTGCGGTAATCGAAAAAGCCCTTTCTATGCCAGGTTTTACCGAAGACAACCCAGGGAAAGAGGTTATGGTTGGATTTGCCAGAAACGCGGTACTTTCTGTAGCAGACAAGGTAATAGAACTGGTTAAAGCAGGAAAGATCAAACATTTCTTCTTGGTAGGCGGTTGCGACGGGGCTAAACCTGGACGCAACTATTACACAAGGTTTGTAGAAATAGTGCCTCAGGATGCCGTTATCCTCACCCTTGCTTGCGGAAAATACAGATTTTACGATAAAGACTTGGGAGATATCGAAGGTATACCGAGGCTTTTAGACATAGGGCAATGTAATGACGCCTATTCTGCCATTCAGATAGCTTTGGCTCTGAGTCAGGCTTTTGGAGTAGGGGTAAATGAGCTTCCTCTTTCTTTGGTGGTCTCCTGGTATGAGCAAAAAGCAGTAGCCATCTTGCTTACCCTCTTATACCTTGGGATTAAAAACATCTTTCTTGGTCCAAGTTTGCCTGCCTTTCTGTCTGAAAACGTGGTCTCATTCTTAGCGGAAAACTATAACATAAGGCTTATCTCAGAGCCTGAAAAAGACCTGAGCTTGATGCTAAAGGCTTAA
- the rfbC gene encoding dTDP-4-dehydrorhamnose 3,5-epimerase, with protein MPFTFKKLAIPDVVLIVPKVFRDERGYFMETYKRSEFEVEGINVDFIQDNHSYSIKGVLRGLHYQKKPKVQGKLVRCVVGRIFDVAVDIRKDSPTFGKWVAVELSEENGYMLWIPEGFAHGFLVLSDFAHVIYKVSGAEYSPEHDAGIIWNDEDIAIKWPLDQVDRIVLSQKDAKLPKLRDLKEEDLL; from the coding sequence ATGCCCTTTACTTTTAAAAAACTTGCTATTCCAGATGTGGTGCTTATTGTTCCTAAGGTATTTAGGGACGAGAGAGGATATTTTATGGAAACTTATAAAAGGTCTGAATTTGAAGTGGAAGGAATAAATGTAGATTTTATTCAAGATAATCATTCCTATTCTATAAAAGGCGTCCTACGAGGTCTTCACTACCAGAAAAAGCCTAAAGTTCAAGGAAAGCTTGTTAGATGCGTAGTAGGAAGAATATTTGATGTAGCTGTAGACATAAGAAAAGATAGTCCGACCTTTGGAAAATGGGTAGCTGTTGAGCTTTCCGAAGAAAACGGGTACATGCTTTGGATCCCAGAAGGATTTGCTCACGGATTTTTAGTTCTTTCAGATTTTGCTCATGTTATTTATAAGGTTTCAGGGGCTGAATACTCCCCTGAGCACGATGCTGGTATTATTTGGAATGACGAAGACATAGCGATTAAATGGCCTTTGGACCAGGTAGATAGGATAGTGTTATCCCAGAAGGATGCTAAACTTCCTAAATTAAGAGACTTGAAAGAGGAGGATTTACTTTGA
- the rfbB gene encoding dTDP-glucose 4,6-dehydratase — protein MKVLVTGGAGFIGSAFVRLYASVYTVGVVDALTYAGDLERLSSIEGLYEFYHADITDMSALKKVFEDFRPDVVVHFAAETHVDRSILEPQKFVKTNVEGTLNLLELAREFKIERFVNISTDEVYGELGETGKFKEDTPLNPNSPYSVSKASADMLGRAYYRTYGLPVITVRPSNNYGPWQYPEKLIPVVILKALKNEHIPVYGTGMNIREWLYVDDCARAIGMILEQGIVGEIYNISSGEEKRNIEVVREILRLLGKDETLIRFVKDRPGHDYRYATDATKIRTELGWEPKIKFEEGLKKTVGWYLEHIDWVKAKLRDLEELWKKVYS, from the coding sequence TTGAAAGTATTAGTAACAGGTGGTGCCGGGTTTATTGGTAGTGCTTTTGTCAGGTTGTATGCTTCTGTGTATACCGTAGGGGTAGTAGATGCACTAACTTATGCTGGAGATTTAGAGAGACTATCTTCGATTGAAGGCTTGTATGAATTCTACCATGCAGATATAACAGATATGTCAGCCCTCAAGAAGGTTTTTGAAGATTTTCGTCCCGATGTGGTGGTTCATTTTGCTGCGGAAACTCATGTAGACAGGTCAATTTTAGAACCTCAGAAATTTGTTAAAACCAACGTAGAAGGAACTTTAAATCTTTTAGAACTTGCAAGGGAGTTTAAGATAGAGAGATTTGTAAATATATCTACAGATGAGGTTTATGGGGAATTAGGAGAGACTGGAAAATTCAAAGAAGACACCCCTTTAAACCCAAACTCACCCTATTCAGTAAGCAAGGCAAGTGCTGACATGCTTGGAAGAGCCTATTACAGAACTTATGGCCTTCCTGTTATCACAGTTAGACCCTCAAACAACTACGGACCCTGGCAGTACCCAGAAAAGCTGATTCCTGTGGTTATACTCAAAGCTCTTAAAAACGAACATATTCCTGTTTACGGCACAGGTATGAACATAAGGGAATGGCTTTACGTAGATGACTGCGCAAGAGCTATAGGTATGATTTTGGAGCAAGGTATTGTGGGTGAAATTTACAACATCTCAAGTGGGGAAGAAAAAAGAAACATAGAGGTGGTTAGGGAAATCCTGAGGTTATTGGGTAAAGACGAAACACTTATAAGGTTTGTTAAAGACAGACCTGGGCATGACTATAGGTATGCTACAGATGCAACCAAAATAAGAACTGAACTTGGTTGGGAGCCTAAGATTAAGTTTGAAGAAGGGCTTAAAAAGACGGTGGGTTGGTATTTAGAACACATAGATTGGGTTAAAGCTAAGCTAAGAGATCTTGAGGAACTCTGGAAAAAGGTTTATTCATGA
- a CDS encoding formyltransferase family protein — MSYKKIGWFTTARDKAALDLLRVVYSEIKKGNIPARLEYVFVSKAPDEGEWAERLIKEAKEDLGLKVICFSAERFKPELRKAQRDLWRKEYHAEVLKRLDMEIDFGVLAGYMWITSEDFCKSLRLINLHPALPGGPKGSWQEVIWQLISARAMETGAMFHQVTPELDEGPALTYFRLNLRTPEFIPLWEETEAKLLKYHLSGLKKLEGEENALFRKIREEELKRELPLLVFTLKYLCEEKIGFEGDIPVDLTEEIEKSLPDFIIT, encoded by the coding sequence ATGAGCTATAAGAAGATAGGTTGGTTTACTACCGCAAGAGATAAGGCTGCTTTAGACCTGCTAAGGGTGGTATATTCGGAGATAAAAAAGGGAAACATACCTGCCAGATTAGAATATGTGTTTGTAAGCAAAGCACCAGATGAAGGAGAATGGGCAGAAAGGCTGATAAAAGAAGCTAAGGAAGATCTGGGGCTTAAGGTTATCTGTTTTTCTGCTGAACGCTTTAAACCAGAGCTTAGAAAGGCTCAAAGGGACCTCTGGAGAAAGGAGTATCACGCGGAGGTTTTAAAAAGGCTTGATATGGAGATAGACTTTGGGGTTTTAGCTGGTTATATGTGGATTACCTCAGAAGACTTTTGTAAGTCCTTAAGGTTGATCAATCTTCATCCAGCTCTTCCAGGAGGTCCTAAAGGGTCCTGGCAGGAGGTTATCTGGCAGCTTATTAGCGCAAGGGCTATGGAAACAGGGGCGATGTTTCATCAGGTAACTCCTGAACTTGACGAAGGCCCAGCCCTCACCTACTTTAGACTAAATCTTCGTACCCCTGAGTTTATCCCTTTGTGGGAAGAAACTGAGGCCAAACTTCTAAAATACCATCTTTCAGGGCTTAAAAAACTCGAAGGAGAAGAAAACGCCCTCTTTAGAAAAATTCGCGAAGAAGAACTGAAAAGAGAGTTGCCTTTGCTTGTGTTTACTTTAAAATATCTATGCGAGGAAAAAATAGGGTTTGAGGGAGATATCCCTGTTGATTTAACAGAAGAAATAGAAAAAAGCTTACCGGATTTTATCATAACTTAA
- a CDS encoding IS256 family transposase, protein MENLDLDLEKVLSEISKIESKEGIKMAAALLLNALMKKEREIFLRDSIDNKANGYYERQLACFLGNLGISVPRDRKSEFRPAILPPEWQKADESFQDFILNLVLQSYSPNKIKALLQSMKLPYSPEQIEEIKEELYNQAKELKTKELPENLFAMFIDAYHTQIKDTEANRIRKAVIYNIIGIDMEGRKNLLSYYIYFGSETKEDWLQILNDLIKRGVKRVMVIVSDDFPGLTQAIKALFPETDHQLCFVHMQRNINRNMSKQDAKKFYEELSIIKRIEEYERALNRFEELCKSYEKKYPAYIKGLLKKKEHYFVYKKYPEGVRRYIYTTNVVENINSRIELIRVNTGGYFQSIKTAEVAIYITVSRIQKTRWQKPLPLIKSALYELRQMFVKRFYKETQFS, encoded by the coding sequence ATGGAAAACTTAGACTTAGATTTAGAAAAAGTTTTAAGTGAAATCTCAAAAATTGAATCAAAAGAGGGTATCAAAATGGCTGCTGCACTCCTCTTAAACGCTCTCATGAAAAAAGAAAGAGAAATATTCCTTAGAGATAGTATTGATAATAAAGCTAATGGTTACTATGAAAGACAACTTGCCTGTTTCTTAGGTAACCTTGGTATCTCTGTCCCAAGAGATAGAAAATCTGAATTCAGACCTGCTATTCTTCCTCCTGAATGGCAAAAAGCTGATGAATCCTTCCAGGACTTTATCCTTAACCTCGTTCTCCAAAGCTACTCCCCCAATAAAATCAAAGCCCTCTTGCAATCTATGAAACTCCCCTACTCCCCAGAACAAATAGAAGAAATTAAAGAAGAATTGTATAACCAAGCCAAAGAATTAAAAACCAAAGAATTGCCAGAAAATTTGTTTGCTATGTTTATAGACGCTTATCATACTCAGATAAAAGATACCGAAGCCAACAGAATCAGAAAAGCAGTTATTTATAATATCATCGGGATAGATATGGAGGGAAGAAAAAATTTACTTTCTTATTACATTTATTTTGGTTCAGAGACGAAGGAGGACTGGCTCCAGATACTTAATGATTTGATAAAGAGGGGAGTTAAGAGGGTTATGGTAATAGTGAGTGATGATTTTCCTGGCCTTACTCAAGCCATAAAAGCCCTCTTTCCTGAGACAGATCATCAGCTTTGTTTTGTACACATGCAAAGGAACATCAACAGGAACATGTCTAAGCAGGATGCTAAAAAATTTTATGAGGAGTTAAGCATTATAAAGAGGATAGAGGAGTATGAGAGGGCCTTAAATAGATTTGAGGAATTATGTAAGAGTTATGAGAAGAAGTATCCAGCTTATATAAAGGGACTTTTGAAAAAGAAGGAGCATTATTTTGTTTATAAGAAATATCCTGAGGGGGTGAGGAGGTATATATACACGACGAATGTGGTTGAGAATATAAATAGCAGGATAGAGCTGATAAGGGTAAATACAGGGGGATATTTTCAATCAATCAAGACAGCAGAGGTTGCGATATACATAACAGTAAGTCGGATTCAGAAAACGAGATGGCAAAAACCACTTCCTTTAATTAAGTCTGCTTTATACGAATTGAGGCAAATGTTTGTAAAGAGATTTTATAAGGAGACACAATTCTCTTGA
- a CDS encoding IS256 family transposase, with translation MKNLDLDLEKVLSEISKIESKEGIKMAAALLLNALMKKEREIFLRDSIDNKANGYYERQLACFLGNLGISVPRDRKSEFRPAILPPEWQKADESFQDFILNLVLQSYSPNKIKALLQSMKLPYSPEQIEEIKEELYNQAKELKTKELPENLFAMFIDAYHTQIKDTEANRIRKAVIYNIIGIDMEGRKNLLSYYIYFGSETKEDWLQILNDLIKRGVKRVMVIVSDDFPGLAQAIKALFPETDHQLCFVHMQRNINRNMSKQDAKKFYEELSIIKRIEEYERALIRFEELCKSYEKKYPAYIKGLLKKKEHYFVYKKYPEGVRRYIYTTNVVENINSRIELIRVNTGGYFQSIKTAEVAIYITVSRIQKTRWQKPLPLIKSALYELRQMFVKRFYKETQFS, from the coding sequence ATGAAAAACTTAGACTTAGATTTAGAAAAAGTTTTAAGTGAAATCTCAAAAATTGAATCAAAAGAGGGTATCAAAATGGCTGCTGCACTCCTCTTAAACGCTCTCATGAAAAAAGAAAGAGAAATATTCCTTAGAGATAGTATTGATAATAAAGCTAATGGTTACTATGAAAGACAACTTGCCTGTTTCTTAGGTAACCTTGGTATCTCTGTCCCAAGAGATAGAAAATCTGAATTCAGACCTGCTATTCTTCCTCCTGAATGGCAAAAAGCTGATGAATCTTTCCAGGACTTTATCCTTAACCTCGTTCTCCAAAGCTACTCCCCCAATAAAATCAAAGCCCTCTTGCAATCTATGAAACTTCCCTACTCTCCAGAACAAATAGAAGAAATTAAAGAAGAATTGTATAACCAAGCCAAAGAATTAAAAACCAAAGAATTGCCAGAAAATTTGTTTGCTATGTTTATAGACGCTTATCATACTCAGATAAAAGATACCGAAGCCAACAGAATCAGAAAAGCAGTTATTTATAATATCATCGGAATAGATATGGAGGGAAGAAAAAATTTACTTTCTTATTACATTTATTTTGGTTCAGAGACGAAGGAGGACTGGCTCCAGATACTTAATGATTTGATAAAGAGGGGAGTTAAGAGGGTTATGGTAATAGTGAGTGATGATTTTCCTGGCCTTGCTCAAGCCATAAAAGCCCTTTTTCCTGAGACAGATCATCAGCTTTGTTTTGTACACATGCAAAGGAACATCAACAGGAACATGTCTAAGCAGGATGCTAAAAAATTTTATGAGGAGTTAAGCATTATAAAGAGGATAGAGGAGTATGAGAGGGCCTTAATTAGATTTGAGGAATTATGTAAGAGTTATGAGAAGAAGTATCCAGCTTATATAAAGGGACTTTTGAAAAAGAAGGAGCATTATTTTGTTTATAAGAAATATCCTGAGGGGGTGAGGAGGTATATATACACGACGAATGTGGTTGAGAATATAAATAGCAGGATAGAGCTGATAAGGGTAAATACAGGGGGATATTTTCAATCAATCAAGACAGCAGAGGTTGCGATATACATAACAGTAAGTCGGATTCAGAAAACGAGATGGCAAAAACCACTTCCTTTAATTAAGTCTGCTTTATACGAATTGAGGCAAATGTTTGTAAAGAGATTTTATAAGGAGACACAATTCTCTTGA
- a CDS encoding type II toxin-antitoxin system RelE family toxin: protein MGKFKIEFSKNAAKDYKKLPKDYKVLIDLVLTKLSEGQQLDIKPILGEKDCYRIRVGKYRILFTIIENTILVTKIGARGDVYK, encoded by the coding sequence GTGGGAAAATTTAAAATAGAGTTCTCAAAGAACGCTGCAAAGGATTATAAAAAATTACCTAAAGATTATAAGGTATTGATTGATTTAGTCTTAACAAAACTTTCTGAAGGTCAACAGTTAGATATAAAACCAATTTTGGGAGAGAAAGATTGTTATAGAATTAGAGTTGGCAAATACAGGATTCTATTTACAATCATTGAGAATACTATTTTGGTTACAAAAATAGGCGCAAGAGGAGATGTTTATAAATAA
- the ybgF gene encoding tol-pal system protein YbgF produces the protein MKKILYVGCLGFSLLLGGCVASQDEIQALKVKVLNLETTLQQQSQNQKAIANELNQLKERINALEKKLSEDLLLEVKTKALAEIEELKSSQAKISSQVEDLVASKEDLYKTFTKQSEELKTRIEALELKVKSLEEKGSSSQATSSSVSNETASKPSNQTVSNATQETKPQTLTSSSNATSNGTAKTEASKQQGSPQKELTEAEVYSQAFDLYQQKKWDEAMNAFKQYLQKYPKGKFLAQSHYWLGEIYYNKKDYEDAILSYQKVIESSAPATLKASAMYKQALSFKNLGDKDAYTILLKRIIKLYPKSKEAEEAKKLLGIKR, from the coding sequence ATGAAAAAGATTTTATATGTTGGATGTTTAGGTTTTAGTCTTTTGTTAGGAGGGTGTGTAGCCTCTCAAGATGAAATACAAGCTCTAAAGGTTAAGGTCCTTAACCTTGAAACTACCCTTCAACAGCAATCGCAAAACCAAAAGGCCATAGCAAACGAACTTAATCAGTTAAAAGAAAGGATAAATGCCTTAGAAAAAAAACTGAGCGAGGACCTGCTTTTAGAGGTAAAAACCAAGGCCTTAGCTGAGATAGAGGAACTTAAGTCTTCTCAGGCTAAGATATCTTCTCAGGTAGAGGACCTTGTGGCTTCAAAAGAAGACCTTTATAAGACCTTTACCAAACAATCAGAAGAGCTTAAAACCAGAATAGAAGCCCTGGAATTAAAGGTAAAATCTTTAGAAGAAAAGGGGTCTTCTTCTCAAGCCACTTCCTCAAGCGTATCTAACGAAACTGCATCTAAACCATCAAACCAAACTGTATCTAACGCAACCCAGGAAACCAAACCTCAAACCCTTACTTCTTCAAGTAACGCTACCTCTAACGGGACTGCTAAAACAGAGGCTTCCAAACAGCAAGGATCTCCTCAAAAAGAGCTAACTGAGGCTGAGGTCTACAGCCAGGCTTTTGACCTCTATCAGCAAAAAAAGTGGGATGAAGCTATGAATGCCTTTAAACAGTATCTACAAAAATACCCTAAAGGCAAGTTTTTAGCCCAGAGTCATTATTGGCTGGGAGAAATTTATTACAATAAAAAGGATTACGAAGACGCTATTTTGTCCTATCAAAAGGTTATAGAAAGCTCTGCTCCCGCGACTTTAAAGGCCTCAGCCATGTATAAACAAGCTTTAAGTTTTAAAAACTTAGGAGATAAAGATGCCTACACCATCTTATTGAAACGTATCATAAAACTCTATCCTAAAAGTAAAGAAGCTGAGGAGGCCAAAAAACTTTTAGGTATAAAAAGGTAG
- the rfbA gene encoding glucose-1-phosphate thymidylyltransferase RfbA: MKSVILAGGSGTRLYPVTHVVNKHLLPIYNKPMIYYPLSLSMLIGIRETILVVNPQDVENFKRLLGDGSHLGMRIDYVFQERPRGLAEGLILTELYLKNQNCILYMLGDNIFFGHDLPKIMLSAKEEVRKEGGACVFAYYVHDPERFGVVEFDESGRVLSLEEKPKKPKSNYAVVGMYFYDSEVFEIAKSIKPSHRGELEITSVNEEYLKRGKLKAKLLGRGFAWFDAGTHESFLEAGEFVATIEKKTGLMIGCIEEIAYRNGWIDKEQLLKLAEPLKKTDYGKYLINLTKES; this comes from the coding sequence ATGAAATCCGTTATCCTTGCTGGAGGCTCTGGGACAAGGCTTTATCCAGTTACCCACGTTGTTAACAAACATCTTCTTCCTATTTACAACAAACCTATGATTTATTACCCTCTATCTCTAAGTATGCTTATCGGAATAAGAGAGACGATTCTGGTAGTTAATCCTCAAGATGTGGAAAACTTCAAAAGGCTTTTAGGTGATGGTTCTCATCTTGGCATGAGGATAGATTATGTGTTTCAGGAAAGACCAAGAGGACTTGCAGAAGGACTTATCCTGACAGAACTATATCTAAAAAACCAGAATTGTATACTCTACATGCTTGGAGACAACATATTTTTCGGGCATGACCTTCCCAAAATAATGCTTTCTGCAAAAGAGGAAGTGAGAAAAGAGGGTGGGGCTTGTGTTTTTGCCTACTATGTGCATGACCCAGAAAGGTTTGGTGTAGTTGAGTTTGACGAATCTGGGAGAGTATTATCTTTGGAAGAGAAACCTAAAAAGCCAAAGTCAAACTACGCAGTCGTAGGTATGTATTTCTATGATAGCGAGGTTTTTGAAATAGCTAAATCCATAAAACCATCTCACAGAGGTGAGTTAGAAATAACTTCTGTAAACGAGGAATATCTAAAAAGAGGAAAGTTGAAAGCTAAACTTCTTGGAAGAGGCTTTGCCTGGTTTGATGCTGGAACCCATGAGAGTTTCCTTGAAGCTGGAGAGTTTGTGGCAACAATTGAGAAAAAAACAGGACTCATGATAGGCTGTATAGAAGAGATAGCCTATAGAAACGGCTGGATAGATAAGGAGCAACTTTTAAAGCTTGCAGAGCCTTTGAAAAAGACTGATTATGGAAAGTATTTAATAAACCTTACTAAGGAAAGCTAA